ATCACCCTCATGCTGCCGGTGGAAGTGCGCATCCTGCCGACCTACAAGGTCATCGTCGATCTCGGGCTGATCGACACCTATGCGGGACTGACGCTGCCGCTGATGGCATCGGCAACGGCGACTTTCCTGTTCCGGCAGTTTTTCCTCACCATTCCCGGTGAGCTGGTCGAGGCGGCGCGTATCGACAATGCCGGCCCATTCCGCTTCATGCGCGATATTCTGCTGCCGCTGTCGAGAACCAATATCGCCGCTCTTTTCGTGATTCTGTTCATCTATGGCTGGACCCAGTATCTCTGGCCGCTGCTCGTCACCAACGATGCCAAGATGAACACGATCATCATCGGCCTCAAGCGCATGGTGGATTTCACCGACGCTTCGACACCCTGGAATTATGTGATGGTGACGGCGATCCTCGCCATCATCCCCCCTGTTATGGTTGTGGTGCTGATGCAGCGCTGGTTCGTCAAAGGTTTGGTGGAGACCGAGAAGTAATGGCAAAAATTGCGCTGAAAGACGTCCGCAAGGTTTATGGCGGCAATGTCGAGGCCATCAAGAGCGTATCGATGGAGATCGCCGACGGCGAAATGATCGTACTCGTCGGCCCGTCCGGCTGCGGAAAATCCACCTTGCTGCGTATGATCGCCGGACTGGAAGGTATTTCCGGCGGCCAGATCATGATCGGTGACCGCGTCGTCAACGATCTCGAGCCCTCAGACCGCGACATCGCCATGGTGTTCCAGAACTATGCGCTTTATCCGCATATGACGGTGCGGCAGAACCTTGCCTACGGCCTGAAGAACCGCAACACCCCGAAAGAGGAGATCGAGCGGCGCATCACCGAGGCGGCCAAGGCTCTGGAAATCGAACAGTTCCTGGAGCGCAAACCGCGCCAGCTTTCCGGCGGCCAGCGTCAGCGAGTGGCCATGGGTCGTGCCATCGTGCGCAAGCCCGCGGCTTTCCTGTTCGACGAGCCGCTCTCCAACCTCGATGCCAAGCTGCGTGTGCAGATGCGCGTCGAAATCCGCCGCCTGCAACGCTCGCTCGCCACGACAAGCGTTTATGTCACCCATGACCAGATGGAGGCCATGACACTGGCAGACCGGCTGGTGGTGCTGAATGCCGGCCGCATCGAGCAGATGGGCACGCCGATAGAGCTTTACGAAAAACCGGCCACCACCTTCGTCGCCACCTTCATAGGTTCGCCCTCCATGAACCTTCTGGCGCACGGCGCGGCCTCGTCCAATGTCTCGGCCGGCTGGTCGGTGAACGCCGCCGCCGCATTGCCGCCAACCGTCGCCACGCTCGGCATCCGCCCGGAAGACATCACGCTGGCAGAAGCCGAACCCGCCGATGCCGCCTTCGCCGGCACGGTGCAGGTGGACGCCGTGGAACTGGTGGGGGCGGAAAGCTATGTCCACGGCTCGTTTCCAGACGGCACCACCATCGTCTTTCGCGTGCCGGGCCGCTCACAGCTGCGCATAGGCGAGATGCTGAAGATCGCCGCGCAGGCTAAGGATTTCCATTTGTTCGATGCGGCGGGCAAGCGGATTTGAAATAATGTGTGGTGCTACGCCTCGAACGTTCCGGCAGCCGAGTCGTGGCGTAGCACTGTGTTAGCCGCCCTTTCTTGCTGTAAAGTGGAAGGTAAGAACATCACCCTGATAATGCTGGGAAAGCAAAACGTCCTTCATTCCGTTGCGGCTGAACGCGGCGAGGATGGCGATCGGATCATATTCGGACATCCGCATGGAAAGAGTACTCCAGCCTTTTCCACGCAGGAACCTATATGTGGCAGCCAAGGCTGGCACATTGTGGCGGAGATAATAACGCAGCCGGTCTGCCAAACGGCGCTCCGGCCTTCTGACACTGGTCTGGAGAATGGCGACGCCGTTCGGTCCGACTTTCGAGAGCAACTTGTCGATCAGTAGAACTCCTCTCCTGGCGTCCATGTGCTGAAGAACGATATAGCTGAGGACGAGGTCATATTCGCCTTCAGCATGACTCAAATCATCGTCTGAAGGGACCATCTCGACATTGCTAACGTTGTACAACTGACAATTTTTGAGGGCTTCGGCACGCATGTCCGGAGATAATTCCACGCCAACTACGGCTTCAAAACGGGAGGCGAGCGGGATGCTCATGCGGGCCACACCGGCGCCAAACTCTAAAACACGCCCCTTACCCAATGGCCCGAAGTGCTGTTCTGCGCGTCCCAGCATCCACGAGACGTTGGCCTCACCGGTTTCGAAGAATTCGCTCTTCGTTAACTCGATATTTGAAGTATTGAACCGGTCTTCCGAATACACGCCGTAATACGGATTTTTTCTGCCCCATTCGAGCCACTGAGTATCACTCATAAAATTGCCCTAAAATACGCGCCAGATAAAATATTATAGTCACTGCAAAATACAAAATACAAACCTCCGGCATAAAGTAAACACATAAATATAAATAAAAAATATTAGAAATTCAAATTTTACTACTTGAATATAACACGTACATTTATATTCACGCTGATGTACATCCAATAAAACTAATATCAGGGTTAGCCCCGTCAGCAGATGTGACATCAATCTCGATTTGAACCCCACTCCAGTTGCGACCGAAATGGAGTTCAAATCGTTTTGAAGCACTTGCGCTCGCACTCAAAGAGAACGACCAATCAAGCTTATCGCTACCTACCAAACCAATTCCACCTGTGGCCGGCCATTGGAGGTTTTCTCCACCGTGCGGCCTGACGTGTCGATATTGCAGTGAACACGCTGCCGGAAGGCGGAGAAGCTTTCGAAGGTCACGACGTCGACCGGATCATCGAGGTGGAGAGTGAGCCGATAGCGTTCGGGATCACCGCCGAGCGCCTGCACACCGAGCACGGAGGCTACGAAAGGCTGGCCGAGGTAAAAGCCTTCCACCCTTGAACCCAGTAGATAGGGATTGAAGGCGGGGCGATTGCCAACGCTCGCATGCAGGGTGTTCCAGTCGCGGAAGCCATGTTGCGCGGCGATGAGTTCCAGCGCCTTCGAGTGGGTGATTGTTTGCCCCTGTTCTTCAAGGGCGGCGCGCAGGCGTTTTGCCTGTTCCTTCAGACCCTCAAGCGCTGGCAGCGGTTTGGACACGTTCATAACGGTTCTCCAACATAGACATGCCGAATTTTCCGAGGGGTGTCCGCGTTGCCATCGACGACATGCAAAACATGGGGATGACCGTTATCAGGAAAAGAGCTTCACCAGGGGCATAAATGCCTGCGGACGGCCGGGGCTCTCTGCCCGTGGCCGTCCGTATAGCTCAGAAAGCGCCGCTCGTCAAAGGTTGGCTCAGGCCCATCCGTCAATCAGAAGCGATAGGTGATACCCGCGCCGATCAGCCAGGGATCGAGCTTCGCCTTGCCGCTGATCGGCGTGCCGCCCAGTTCGGCAGTCCAGTCGGTCTTGAGAAAGATTTTCTTCACGTCGAAGTTCACGCCCCAATGTTCATCCAGCATATAGTCGAAACCGACCTGTACGGCTGCACCGAGCTTGTTCTTGACATCGAGATTGCTGAAACCGGGCTTTTCCGACTGGTTGTAGAACAGCGAATAGTTCACGCCCGCACCGATATAGGGCTTGAAGGCACCGAAATCAGTAAAGTGATATTGCAGCGTTAGCGTCGGCGGCAGCAGCCATGTCTTGCCCACAGGCGTGCCGGCGAGCACGCCCTCGCCATTGATCTTGGCATAGGTGGTGCCAAGGATGAGTTCAGCGGCGAAGTTGTCGGTGAAGAAGTAGCTGATGTCGAGTTCGGGGATCACGGTATCTGAATAGGACAGGCCCGCACCGGGTAGACCGTCGACGCTGCCGCTGTCATTTGTGATGACACCGAGGCCGCGCACGCGCAGCATCCACGGGCTTGCCGCCGCAATCGCCTGTTCGGCGGTGGGCGCCGTTGCCAGCGGGGCCAGATCGGCAGCCAGCGCACCGTTTACCATCATCATTGCCGCAACGCTGGCCAGCAGGGCGGTCTTCCTGTTCATCTTCGTCATTCCATCTCTCCTATAGCGCAGCGCGGCCAGGCAACTCCCAAACCCGCTGATGACGGTGGGCTGGCGACTCTTCGCCTACCGCACCGGATCGCAGCCACTATGGCGATGGACGGGGTGGGCCGATTGAGATGGATCAAATGGGAAGGGCGATTGCCTGTCAGGCCAAAGAAGCAAGCGGCATTGTGACAATTGCGCAACAAACCTTGTCCTATGACGGACGGTTTCATACCCTTGAAAAGGAAAAGAGCGCCGGTTCGGCGCCCTTCCTTACCTTCAGGCCGCCTGCGGCGTCAGGGCGGCGGAGCCCGGCTTCCTGAGAAGCAGCACCGAGAAAGCCGCGATCAGACACATCAGGCCGGCAATCTGCAGCGCCGGCATATAGGTGTCAAAATCGCTCTTGAAGAAACCGGCGCCGAAAGCGGCGGTGGCCGCTCCCAGCTGATGGCCGGCGAAGACCCAACCGAACACCAGACCTGCTTTTTCACGGCCAAAATTCTCGGCGGCGAGCTTCACCGTCGGCGGCACCGTTGCCACCCAGTCCAGCCCGTAGAAGACGGCGAAGACCGAAAGCTCCACGAAACTGAAACCGGAGAAGGAAAGATAAATCAGGGAAAGGCCACGCAGACCGTAAAACCAGAACAGCAGGAACCGATTGTCGAAACGGTCGGAAAGCCAGCCGGCGAAGATCGTGCCGAAGAAATCGAAAATGCCGATCACCGCCAGCGTGCCCGCCGCCGTAACCGCGGCCATGCCGAAATCACCGCAGATCGAAATCCAGTGGGTCTGGATCAGGCCATTGGTGGACAGCCCGCAAACGAAGAATGTGCCGAACAGAACCCAGAAAACCGGGTTGCCGGACACGCTTTTCAGCGTCACCAGCGGTGAGGCCAGCGTGGCGAGAAGATTGTGGTCCTGCTTCGGCGGCTTCGATACCGCTGTCTCACCATAAGCTGGCAGGCCGACATCGGACGGGTGATCGCGCATCAGAAGCAGAACGAGGATCATGGCGGCTGCAATCACCGCAACGGAGAGCGTCAGGGCCGTCCGCCAGCCATAGGCCTCGGTCAATGCCGCCAGCAGCGGCAGAAACACCAGCTGACCCGTGGCATTGCTGGCCGTCATCAGGCCGATCACAAGGCCCCGGCGTTTGGAAAACCAGCGTGACGCCACCGTAGCCCCCAGCACCAGGGCGGTCATGCCGGTGCCCACACCGATCACCACACCCCATAGAAGCAGCAATTGCCAGACCTG
This is a stretch of genomic DNA from Agrobacterium fabrum str. C58. It encodes these proteins:
- a CDS encoding glyoxalase superfamily protein → MNVSKPLPALEGLKEQAKRLRAALEEQGQTITHSKALELIAAQHGFRDWNTLHASVGNRPAFNPYLLGSRVEGFYLGQPFVASVLGVQALGGDPERYRLTLHLDDPVDVVTFESFSAFRQRVHCNIDTSGRTVEKTSNGRPQVELVW
- a CDS encoding MFS transporter, coding for MLSTRLASWMAGRNLHYGWVVAVTTFLTMLATAGAMGSAGVMIQPLHQEFGWDIADISSAMAVRLVLFGLLGPFAAAFMNHFGIRQVVSTALALIMGGIVASFFMTQVWQLLLLWGVVIGVGTGMTALVLGATVASRWFSKRRGLVIGLMTASNATGQLVFLPLLAALTEAYGWRTALTLSVAVIAAAMILVLLLMRDHPSDVGLPAYGETAVSKPPKQDHNLLATLASPLVTLKSVSGNPVFWVLFGTFFVCGLSTNGLIQTHWISICGDFGMAAVTAAGTLAVIGIFDFFGTIFAGWLSDRFDNRFLLFWFYGLRGLSLIYLSFSGFSFVELSVFAVFYGLDWVATVPPTVKLAAENFGREKAGLVFGWVFAGHQLGAATAAFGAGFFKSDFDTYMPALQIAGLMCLIAAFSVLLLRKPGSAALTPQAA
- a CDS encoding class I SAM-dependent methyltransferase, producing MSDTQWLEWGRKNPYYGVYSEDRFNTSNIELTKSEFFETGEANVSWMLGRAEQHFGPLGKGRVLEFGAGVARMSIPLASRFEAVVGVELSPDMRAEALKNCQLYNVSNVEMVPSDDDLSHAEGEYDLVLSYIVLQHMDARRGVLLIDKLLSKVGPNGVAILQTSVRRPERRLADRLRYYLRHNVPALAATYRFLRGKGWSTLSMRMSEYDPIAILAAFSRNGMKDVLLSQHYQGDVLTFHFTARKGG
- a CDS encoding OmpW/AlkL family protein; the protein is MTKMNRKTALLASVAAMMMVNGALAADLAPLATAPTAEQAIAAASPWMLRVRGLGVITNDSGSVDGLPGAGLSYSDTVIPELDISYFFTDNFAAELILGTTYAKINGEGVLAGTPVGKTWLLPPTLTLQYHFTDFGAFKPYIGAGVNYSLFYNQSEKPGFSNLDVKNKLGAAVQVGFDYMLDEHWGVNFDVKKIFLKTDWTAELGGTPISGKAKLDPWLIGAGITYRF
- the ugpE gene encoding sn-glycerol-3-phosphate ABC transporter permease UgpE, with the translated sequence MIENRPIARVIAHLMLVLGIIIVAFPIYYTFIASSMTSNDIIRPPMSLLPGDHLSANYTEAMVGGVERVVGVSLERLLFNSFVVALAIAIGKIVISFLSAFAIVFFRFPFRMGFFWMIFITLMLPVEVRILPTYKVIVDLGLIDTYAGLTLPLMASATATFLFRQFFLTIPGELVEAARIDNAGPFRFMRDILLPLSRTNIAALFVILFIYGWTQYLWPLLVTNDAKMNTIIIGLKRMVDFTDASTPWNYVMVTAILAIIPPVMVVVLMQRWFVKGLVETEK
- a CDS encoding sn-glycerol-3-phosphate import ATP-binding protein UgpC encodes the protein MAKIALKDVRKVYGGNVEAIKSVSMEIADGEMIVLVGPSGCGKSTLLRMIAGLEGISGGQIMIGDRVVNDLEPSDRDIAMVFQNYALYPHMTVRQNLAYGLKNRNTPKEEIERRITEAAKALEIEQFLERKPRQLSGGQRQRVAMGRAIVRKPAAFLFDEPLSNLDAKLRVQMRVEIRRLQRSLATTSVYVTHDQMEAMTLADRLVVLNAGRIEQMGTPIELYEKPATTFVATFIGSPSMNLLAHGAASSNVSAGWSVNAAAALPPTVATLGIRPEDITLAEAEPADAAFAGTVQVDAVELVGAESYVHGSFPDGTTIVFRVPGRSQLRIGEMLKIAAQAKDFHLFDAAGKRI